From the Salinimicrobium tongyeongense genome, one window contains:
- the leuC gene encoding 3-isopropylmalate dehydratase large subunit, protein MKKTLFDKIWDSHVVESIPNGPDVLYIDKHLIHEVTSPQAFNELKERGISVYRPDKIVATADHNTPTLNQHLPVKDLLSRKQLSELSQNCEENNIPLYGLGHPYNGIVHVMTPELGITQPGMTIVCGDSHTSTHGAFGTIAFGIGTSQVAQVFASQCLLVEKPKKMRVNVNGKLKKGVLPKDVILYIISKLGTNSGTGYFCEYAGEVFENMSMEGRMTVCNMSIEMGARGGLIAPDDTTFNYVEGKEFAPKGAEFEQRKAYWKTLKTDEDAVFDKEFHFEAEDIEPMVTYGTNPGMGIKLTGSIPTGAGKSADKALEYMGFVQGESLLDKPVNWIFIGSCTNSRIEDFRVAASYIKGKQKAANVNALIVPGSRQVAEQIKAEGLQEIFENAGFTLRQPGCSACLAMNDDKIPAGEYCVSTSNRNFEGRQGQGARTILASPLTAAATAVAGKLVDFTKSLN, encoded by the coding sequence ATGAAGAAGACGTTATTTGATAAGATTTGGGACTCGCATGTTGTGGAATCAATTCCCAATGGGCCAGATGTCTTGTATATTGATAAACACCTTATCCATGAAGTTACCAGCCCCCAGGCCTTTAATGAACTAAAGGAGCGGGGCATTTCGGTTTACAGGCCCGATAAAATTGTAGCCACTGCCGATCATAATACGCCTACCCTCAATCAGCATTTACCGGTTAAGGATCTGCTGTCGCGAAAGCAGCTTTCAGAATTAAGTCAAAACTGCGAAGAAAACAATATCCCCCTTTACGGGCTGGGCCATCCTTATAACGGCATTGTTCATGTGATGACTCCCGAGTTAGGTATTACCCAACCGGGAATGACCATTGTTTGTGGTGACAGCCACACCTCTACCCACGGAGCCTTTGGAACCATTGCCTTCGGGATTGGAACCAGCCAGGTAGCACAGGTTTTTGCCAGCCAGTGCCTGTTAGTTGAGAAACCCAAAAAGATGAGGGTGAACGTTAATGGGAAATTGAAAAAGGGGGTGCTTCCAAAAGATGTCATCCTGTACATCATTAGTAAGCTGGGAACCAATTCAGGAACCGGATACTTTTGTGAATATGCAGGAGAGGTGTTTGAAAATATGTCAATGGAAGGCCGTATGACCGTCTGTAATATGAGTATTGAAATGGGGGCCCGGGGTGGACTTATCGCACCGGATGATACTACTTTCAATTATGTTGAAGGAAAAGAATTTGCTCCAAAAGGGGCTGAGTTTGAGCAACGTAAAGCATATTGGAAAACCCTGAAAACCGATGAAGATGCTGTTTTTGATAAGGAATTCCATTTTGAGGCTGAAGATATTGAACCTATGGTGACCTATGGCACCAATCCAGGTATGGGAATAAAACTTACCGGCTCTATCCCCACGGGCGCAGGCAAAAGCGCCGATAAAGCTTTGGAATACATGGGATTTGTGCAGGGGGAATCTCTTCTGGACAAGCCCGTAAACTGGATCTTTATTGGAAGTTGTACCAACTCCCGGATAGAAGATTTTAGGGTGGCCGCCTCTTACATTAAAGGCAAACAAAAAGCTGCCAACGTCAACGCTTTAATTGTTCCGGGTTCCCGGCAGGTAGCCGAACAAATCAAGGCCGAGGGCTTACAGGAGATCTTTGAAAATGCCGGTTTTACATTGCGACAACCCGGCTGCTCTGCCTGCCTCGCCATGAATGACGATAAAATTCCCGCAGGGGAATATTGTGTTTCTACCAGCAACAGGAACTTTGAAGGCCGCCAGGGCCAGGGAGCGAGAACCATACTCGCCAGCCCTTTAACAGCGGCCGCTACAGCTGTAGCAGGAAAACTAGTTGATTTTACCAAAAGCCTTAATTAG
- the panB gene encoding 3-methyl-2-oxobutanoate hydroxymethyltransferase: MSVAKKQYKRITTKSLVEMKAQGEKISMLTAYDFSMAKIVDGAGIDVILVGDSASNVMAGHETTLPITLDQMIYHAASVVRAVERALVVVDLPFGSYQSDPKEALRSAIRIMKESGGHAVKLEGGKEIKDSVKRILNAGIPVMGHLGLTPQSIYKFGTYTVRAKEEAEAEKLKTDALMLEKAGCFALVLEKVPAKLAKEVAESLTIPVIGIGAGNGVDGQVLVVHDMIGMTHEFNPRFLRRYLDLYSEMTKAFEQYRNDVKSRSFPTDEEQY; encoded by the coding sequence ATGTCAGTCGCCAAGAAGCAATATAAAAGGATCACTACCAAGTCCCTGGTTGAAATGAAAGCCCAGGGGGAAAAAATTTCCATGCTTACTGCATACGATTTTTCTATGGCAAAAATAGTTGACGGTGCAGGGATAGATGTGATTTTGGTAGGAGATTCGGCCAGTAATGTGATGGCGGGACATGAAACCACGCTGCCCATCACCCTCGATCAAATGATCTATCACGCAGCCAGCGTGGTGCGTGCCGTAGAACGTGCCCTTGTGGTTGTAGACCTACCCTTCGGAAGTTACCAGAGTGACCCCAAGGAAGCTTTACGGTCAGCGATAAGGATCATGAAAGAGAGCGGCGGACACGCAGTAAAGCTCGAAGGTGGCAAAGAGATCAAAGATTCAGTAAAACGTATTCTAAACGCAGGAATCCCGGTAATGGGTCACCTGGGATTGACCCCGCAGTCCATCTACAAATTCGGGACTTATACGGTTCGCGCCAAGGAAGAAGCTGAAGCTGAAAAGCTCAAAACTGATGCTTTGATGCTCGAAAAAGCCGGATGTTTTGCATTGGTTTTAGAAAAAGTACCTGCCAAACTGGCGAAAGAAGTAGCCGAAAGCCTTACCATTCCGGTAATAGGGATTGGTGCCGGAAATGGCGTTGACGGCCAGGTACTGGTAGTTCACGACATGATTGGAATGACCCACGAGTTTAATCCGCGGTTTTTGAGAAGGTACCTGGACCTTTATTCTGAAATGACAAAAGCTTTTGAGCAGTACCGGAATGACGTGAAGAGCAGAAGTTTCCCAACAGATGAAGAACAGTATTAA
- the leuD gene encoding 3-isopropylmalate dehydratase small subunit — protein sequence MEKFVKLTATAAPLETENIDTDQIIPARFLKATDKAGFGENLFRDWRFNPNGKLNPNFSLNNPAYSGPILVAGDNFGCGSSREHAAWALKAYGFKVVVSSYFADIFKGNALNNGLLPVQVSAEFLEKLFDYLHLNPSGEIIVDLENQHISIKDSGETEKFEIDAYKKTCMLNGYDDIDFLLSRLDAIKNYEDKQLQQV from the coding sequence ATGGAAAAATTTGTAAAACTCACTGCCACCGCTGCTCCTCTTGAGACTGAAAACATTGATACAGACCAGATCATTCCTGCAAGGTTTTTAAAAGCTACAGACAAGGCCGGATTTGGTGAAAACCTATTCCGGGACTGGAGGTTTAATCCAAATGGGAAACTTAACCCAAATTTTAGCCTTAACAATCCGGCTTACTCGGGCCCTATTCTAGTGGCCGGAGACAACTTTGGATGTGGTTCCAGCAGGGAACATGCCGCATGGGCTCTTAAAGCCTATGGTTTCAAGGTGGTGGTTTCCAGTTACTTTGCAGACATATTCAAAGGCAATGCCCTAAACAACGGGCTGCTTCCGGTGCAGGTGTCGGCCGAATTCCTGGAAAAGCTATTTGATTACCTCCATTTAAATCCTTCAGGAGAGATCATTGTCGATCTGGAAAACCAACACATCAGCATAAAAGATTCAGGAGAGACCGAAAAATTTGAAATAGATGCTTATAAAAAGACCTGCATGTTAAACGGATATGACGACATAGATTTCCTGCTAAGCAGGCTGGACGCAATAAAGAATTATGAAGATAAACAATTACAACAAGTATGA
- the ilvN gene encoding acetolactate synthase small subunit encodes MEKQNYTVSVYTENNLGLLSRIAAIFLKRHINIESITASQSEVHEVMRFIIIVEVTEEQVKKIVGQIEKQIEVIKAFYHKDEELIFQETALYKVRSSGFVEDFDIQSFIKKTNARIVTASPQFFVIEKTGERHETEDLYEKLKPYGLMQFVRSGTIAVSKNEMPISELLEKFNTSNTIQ; translated from the coding sequence ATGGAAAAGCAAAATTATACAGTATCGGTTTATACAGAAAACAACCTGGGCCTTCTTAGCCGGATAGCAGCTATTTTCTTAAAGAGGCACATCAATATTGAAAGCATTACTGCTTCTCAAAGTGAGGTGCATGAAGTGATGAGGTTCATCATTATCGTAGAGGTTACTGAAGAACAGGTCAAGAAGATCGTTGGCCAGATAGAGAAACAAATAGAGGTCATTAAAGCATTTTATCACAAAGATGAGGAGCTTATTTTCCAGGAGACAGCTCTATATAAGGTGAGGTCTTCGGGTTTTGTTGAAGACTTTGACATACAAAGCTTTATAAAAAAGACCAATGCCCGAATTGTTACTGCTTCTCCGCAGTTCTTTGTCATTGAGAAAACAGGGGAGCGGCACGAGACCGAAGACCTTTATGAAAAACTCAAACCTTACGGGCTCATGCAGTTTGTAAGATCGGGGACCATTGCGGTCTCAAAGAATGAAATGCCAATATCAGAACTACTAGAAAAATTCAATACTTCAAATACAATACAATGA
- the ilvA gene encoding threonine ammonia-lyase IlvA, whose translation MNELTAEKEQYLLQLEAVREAKKRISKVTLLTPLVSSFTYSRKFNANIFLKREDLQQVRSYKIRGAYNKISSLGEEQLKKGVICASAGNHAQGVAFACNKLQAKGVIYMPVTTPKQKVEQTQMFGGEWVEVVLKGDTFDDSYKQAVVHGQEKSLVFIHPFEDPKVIEGQATIGLEILEQAEAPIDYIFAPLGGGGLLAGLSSVFKQLSPQTKVIGVEPEGAASMTAALREGKVVELQSIERFVDGAAVQKVGSINFELCRENLHQMLSVPEGKVCQTILDLYNQDAIVAEPAGAMALSALDFFAEEIEGKNVVCILSGGNNDITRTAEIKERALLYSGLKHYFIVRFPQRAGALKEFVEAVLGPDDDITHFEYSKKHQRENGPAVVGIELKDAADFDPLVRRMKDYNFYGQYLNNSPDLFQFLV comes from the coding sequence ATGAATGAATTAACTGCTGAAAAAGAACAATACCTCCTGCAACTGGAGGCGGTAAGAGAGGCTAAAAAAAGGATCTCAAAAGTGACACTTTTGACACCCCTGGTCTCATCATTTACGTACAGCAGGAAATTTAATGCCAATATTTTTCTAAAAAGGGAAGACCTGCAGCAGGTAAGGTCTTACAAAATTCGTGGTGCCTATAACAAGATCTCCAGTTTGGGCGAAGAACAGCTCAAAAAGGGCGTTATTTGCGCCAGTGCGGGCAATCATGCCCAGGGAGTGGCCTTTGCCTGTAATAAACTACAGGCAAAAGGTGTAATTTATATGCCTGTGACCACTCCCAAACAAAAAGTTGAACAAACCCAAATGTTTGGCGGGGAATGGGTAGAAGTGGTCTTAAAAGGTGACACTTTTGACGATTCTTACAAACAGGCAGTGGTTCACGGGCAGGAAAAATCGCTGGTCTTTATTCACCCTTTTGAAGACCCTAAAGTAATTGAAGGCCAGGCAACCATTGGGCTTGAGATCCTGGAACAGGCAGAGGCGCCTATAGATTACATTTTTGCGCCTCTGGGCGGCGGCGGATTGTTAGCGGGCTTATCTTCGGTATTTAAACAGCTTTCGCCGCAAACAAAAGTTATTGGTGTAGAGCCCGAAGGCGCTGCTTCTATGACAGCTGCCCTGCGGGAAGGTAAAGTGGTGGAGCTGCAATCTATTGAGCGCTTTGTTGACGGAGCGGCGGTTCAAAAGGTGGGCTCCATCAATTTTGAACTTTGCCGTGAAAACCTGCACCAAATGCTCAGCGTTCCTGAAGGAAAGGTGTGCCAGACCATTCTTGATCTTTACAACCAGGACGCCATTGTGGCCGAACCTGCCGGCGCAATGGCTCTTTCGGCCCTGGACTTTTTTGCTGAAGAAATTGAAGGCAAGAATGTGGTTTGCATTTTAAGCGGTGGAAATAATGACATCACCAGAACAGCTGAAATTAAGGAAAGAGCCTTGTTGTATTCAGGCCTTAAACATTATTTCATCGTGAGGTTTCCGCAGCGCGCCGGGGCTTTAAAAGAATTTGTGGAAGCAGTTCTGGGACCCGATGATGACATTACCCATTTCGAGTATTCAAAAAAACACCAGCGGGAAAATGGCCCTGCGGTGGTGGGAATTGAATTAAAGGATGCAGCTGATTTTGATCCTTTAGTCAGGCGTATGAAAGATTATAATTTCTACGGGCAGTATCTCAATAACAGCCCCGATCTTTTTCAGTTCCTGGTATAA
- the leuB gene encoding 3-isopropylmalate dehydrogenase produces the protein MKLKIAVLPGDGIGPEVTKQSVKVLKAIAERFDHEFEFEEAIVGAVAIDCTGEPLPSATLELCRDSDAVLFGAIGHPKYDNDPSAKVRPEQGLLKLRKELGLYANIRPVRAYENLLEHSPLRPERISGADMVIYRELTGGIYFGEKSTSEDGKTASDLCTYSTFEIERLAHLAFKAAQKRRKKLTLIDKANVLETSRLWRKTVTKLAKDYPDVSLDFLFIDNAAMQMVLNPKQFDVILTENMFGDIISDEASVIGGSIGLLASASVGLENALFEPIHGSFPQATGKGIANPIASILSAALLLDHFNLTREAGVIRKAVEESIKLNVCTQDLNKNNHYSTEKVGDFLEGRISESEHHHINDNNLTIGQMTII, from the coding sequence ATGAAGTTGAAAATAGCAGTATTACCGGGAGACGGAATTGGGCCTGAGGTAACGAAACAATCGGTAAAAGTATTAAAAGCCATTGCTGAACGTTTTGACCATGAGTTTGAATTTGAAGAAGCAATTGTTGGTGCCGTTGCCATAGACTGCACCGGGGAGCCACTCCCCTCTGCTACTTTAGAACTATGCAGGGATTCTGATGCAGTGCTGTTTGGGGCGATTGGCCATCCAAAATATGACAATGATCCTTCGGCTAAAGTGAGGCCGGAACAGGGCTTGCTGAAGCTGAGAAAAGAACTGGGGCTTTACGCAAATATTCGGCCGGTGCGAGCGTATGAAAATCTACTGGAGCACTCCCCATTACGCCCCGAACGTATTTCAGGGGCCGATATGGTGATTTACAGGGAACTCACCGGCGGAATTTACTTTGGAGAAAAAAGTACCAGCGAAGACGGCAAAACGGCAAGTGATCTATGCACCTACAGCACATTCGAAATTGAAAGACTGGCCCACCTGGCTTTTAAGGCAGCACAAAAAAGAAGAAAAAAACTTACTCTTATAGATAAAGCAAACGTGCTGGAAACTTCCAGGTTGTGGAGAAAAACAGTTACTAAGCTTGCTAAAGATTATCCCGATGTAAGTCTCGATTTCCTTTTTATAGACAATGCCGCCATGCAAATGGTGCTCAACCCAAAACAATTTGATGTAATCCTTACAGAGAATATGTTTGGGGATATCATTTCAGATGAAGCCAGCGTGATTGGCGGGAGCATCGGCTTGTTGGCCTCAGCTTCAGTGGGTCTTGAAAATGCCCTTTTTGAACCCATTCACGGATCTTTTCCGCAGGCTACAGGCAAAGGAATAGCCAACCCCATTGCCTCAATTTTATCGGCCGCTCTTTTGCTCGATCATTTCAACCTCACCCGGGAAGCCGGGGTGATAAGAAAAGCTGTAGAAGAGAGCATCAAGCTCAATGTCTGCACGCAGGATTTAAACAAGAACAATCATTACTCCACAGAAAAAGTGGGTGATTTCCTCGAAGGAAGGATTAGTGAATCTGAACATCATCACATCAACGATAACAACCTCACTATTGGTCAAATGACAATAATTTAG
- the ilvC gene encoding ketol-acid reductoisomerase, translating to MSNYFNSLSRGEQLAQLQTCRFMSNEEFNEGTAALIGKKIVIVGCGAQGLNQGLNMRDSGLDISYALREGAIQQKRQSYINATENGFEVGTFEELIPQANLVINLTPDKQHSSVIGAIQPLIKKDAVLSYSHGFNIVEEGMKIREDITVIMVAPKCPGSEVREEYKRGFGVPTLIAVHPENDPHGIGLEWAKAYAYATGGHRAGVLESSFVAEVKSDLMGEQTILCGVLQTGSILSFNKMVAEGVEPGYAAKLIQYGWETITEALKHGGITQMMDRLSDPAKVRAYEISEELKETLRPLFRKHMDDIITGAFSSRMMKDWENDDKELLEWRAATENTAFEQTEATSEKISEQEYFDKGVLLVAFVKSGVELAFETMVEAGIIEESAYYESLHEAPLIANTIARKKLYEMNRIISDTAEYGCYLFDHSCKPLIKDYINGLEPEVIGREYPANVQDERKVAQINESVREHSVEKVGAKLRKAMTAMKKLEV from the coding sequence ATGAGTAACTATTTTAACAGCCTTTCAAGAGGCGAACAATTAGCTCAACTACAAACCTGCAGGTTTATGTCTAACGAAGAGTTCAATGAAGGGACTGCAGCTTTAATCGGTAAAAAAATAGTGATCGTGGGCTGTGGGGCGCAGGGATTGAACCAGGGCCTAAATATGAGAGATAGCGGGCTCGATATATCCTATGCTTTAAGGGAAGGGGCAATTCAGCAAAAGAGGCAGTCTTACATCAATGCAACAGAAAATGGCTTTGAAGTTGGCACTTTTGAGGAGTTGATCCCACAGGCCAACCTGGTGATCAACCTCACGCCCGATAAGCAGCATTCTTCAGTGATTGGAGCTATCCAGCCTTTGATCAAAAAGGATGCGGTGCTTTCTTATTCCCACGGATTCAATATTGTGGAAGAAGGCATGAAGATACGGGAGGATATCACCGTAATTATGGTTGCGCCCAAATGTCCCGGAAGCGAGGTGCGTGAAGAATACAAACGCGGTTTTGGGGTTCCAACCTTGATTGCCGTTCATCCCGAAAATGATCCGCATGGTATTGGTCTGGAATGGGCCAAAGCCTATGCTTATGCCACCGGCGGCCATCGTGCGGGAGTACTGGAATCATCTTTTGTGGCCGAAGTCAAATCTGATCTCATGGGAGAGCAAACCATTCTTTGTGGCGTACTGCAAACGGGGTCTATTTTGAGCTTTAATAAAATGGTTGCTGAAGGAGTGGAGCCGGGATATGCCGCAAAACTGATTCAGTATGGCTGGGAAACTATTACCGAAGCCCTAAAACACGGCGGAATTACCCAAATGATGGACAGGCTTTCAGATCCTGCAAAAGTAAGGGCTTATGAAATTTCCGAAGAATTGAAGGAAACCCTGCGTCCGTTGTTCAGAAAACACATGGATGATATCATCACCGGAGCTTTTAGTTCAAGAATGATGAAAGACTGGGAGAACGATGACAAGGAGCTTCTGGAATGGAGGGCTGCTACAGAAAATACTGCTTTTGAACAAACTGAAGCTACTTCAGAAAAGATCAGTGAACAGGAGTATTTTGACAAGGGCGTGCTGTTGGTGGCATTTGTAAAATCGGGTGTTGAGCTGGCCTTTGAAACTATGGTAGAAGCCGGGATTATCGAAGAATCGGCTTACTATGAATCTTTGCATGAAGCGCCACTTATTGCCAATACCATTGCAAGAAAGAAGTTGTATGAAATGAACAGGATCATTTCAGATACCGCTGAATACGGTTGTTATCTTTTTGACCACTCCTGTAAACCCTTAATCAAAGACTACATCAATGGCCTGGAACCTGAAGTGATTGGAAGGGAGTACCCTGCTAATGTTCAGGATGAAAGGAAAGTAGCACAAATAAATGAGTCTGTTAGAGAGCATTCTGTTGAAAAGGTTGGCGCAAAACTTAGAAAAGCGATGACCGCAATGAAAAAACTCGAGGTATAA
- a CDS encoding 2-isopropylmalate synthase: MSKERVQIFDTTLRDGEQVPGCKLETRQKLKIAEKLEALGVDVIEAGFPVSSPGDFKSVSEISKLVKNSSVCGLTRAVKKDIEVAAEALKHAKRPRIHTGIGTSDSHIKYKFNSTREEIIIRAREAVSYAKNFVDDVEFYAEDAGRTDNEFLARVCTTAVEAGATVLNIPDTTGYCLPEEYGQKIKYLKENVKNIENVIISCHCHNDLGLATANAIAGIRNGARQIECTINGIGERAGNTALEEVVMILRQHPDLNFNTNLNPKLLFELSNLVSREMGMVVQPNKAIVGANAFAHSSGIHQDGVIKNRETYEIIDPADVGVTESAIILTARSGRAALAYKAKIMGYELTKLQLDIVYATFLNYADVKKEVADTDLHEIMDLSFKNRASA, encoded by the coding sequence ATGAGTAAAGAAAGGGTACAAATTTTTGACACCACCCTGAGAGATGGGGAGCAAGTACCGGGTTGTAAACTTGAAACCAGGCAAAAACTGAAGATTGCCGAAAAGCTTGAGGCTCTGGGAGTAGATGTTATAGAAGCGGGCTTTCCTGTTTCGAGCCCCGGAGATTTCAAATCGGTATCTGAAATTTCAAAACTCGTAAAGAACAGCAGCGTTTGCGGACTCACCCGGGCCGTAAAAAAAGATATTGAAGTTGCGGCCGAAGCTTTAAAACATGCTAAAAGGCCAAGGATTCATACCGGGATTGGAACGTCAGATTCTCACATCAAGTATAAATTTAATTCCACCCGCGAAGAGATTATTATTAGGGCGCGAGAAGCAGTTTCTTACGCCAAAAATTTTGTAGATGATGTGGAATTTTATGCTGAAGATGCCGGAAGAACCGATAATGAATTCCTTGCCAGGGTTTGCACTACTGCAGTAGAAGCCGGCGCCACTGTTCTAAACATCCCAGATACCACAGGCTATTGTCTTCCTGAAGAATACGGACAAAAGATAAAATACCTGAAAGAGAACGTAAAGAACATTGAAAATGTTATTATTTCCTGTCATTGCCATAACGACCTTGGGCTTGCTACGGCCAATGCCATTGCCGGAATTAGAAATGGTGCGCGTCAAATAGAGTGTACCATTAACGGTATTGGAGAACGCGCAGGTAATACAGCACTTGAAGAAGTAGTCATGATTTTGAGGCAGCACCCCGACCTTAACTTTAATACGAACCTGAACCCCAAATTATTATTTGAATTAAGCAACCTCGTATCGAGGGAAATGGGAATGGTTGTACAACCAAATAAAGCTATTGTTGGGGCCAATGCCTTTGCCCACAGCTCCGGAATCCATCAGGACGGGGTTATTAAAAACAGGGAAACTTATGAGATTATCGACCCTGCAGATGTTGGCGTCACAGAATCGGCCATTATTCTCACTGCAAGAAGCGGAAGGGCTGCACTTGCCTACAAAGCAAAAATCATGGGATATGAATTAACGAAATTGCAGCTAGATATTGTCTATGCCACCTTCCTGAATTATGCCGATGTTAAAAAAGAAGTCGCGGATACCGATTTACATGAGATCATGGATTTAAGTTTTAAAAACCGAGCCTCTGCCTAA
- a CDS encoding RluA family pseudouridine synthase — protein MEDKTTSTPQNLQVLYEDNHLIIVNKRPGDIVQGDKTGDVPLSEVVKEYIKIKYDKPGNVYLGVVHRLDRPTSGIVLFSKTSKALPRLNKLFKEKEAKKTYWAIVKNAPPKQQDRLVHYMKRNPKQNKSYSHIKEVPDSKKAILEYRLLKNLNNYFLLEIDLHTGRHHQIRSQLSFIGCPIKGDLKYGFDRSNKDGSIHLHARKLVFEHPVKKERLEIVAPPPQDPLWDACRS, from the coding sequence TTGGAAGATAAAACGACCTCCACTCCGCAAAACCTGCAGGTACTTTACGAAGACAATCATTTGATCATCGTGAACAAACGCCCGGGAGATATTGTGCAGGGCGATAAGACCGGCGACGTACCGCTAAGCGAGGTGGTGAAGGAATATATAAAGATCAAGTACGACAAACCAGGAAATGTCTACCTGGGCGTGGTGCACCGCCTTGACCGCCCCACCAGCGGGATTGTTTTGTTCTCCAAAACTTCAAAAGCGCTTCCCCGGCTCAATAAACTATTCAAGGAAAAAGAAGCAAAGAAAACATATTGGGCAATTGTAAAAAATGCGCCGCCAAAACAACAGGACAGGCTGGTGCACTACATGAAGCGCAACCCAAAACAGAATAAATCTTATTCGCATATCAAAGAAGTACCAGACTCCAAAAAGGCCATTTTAGAGTACCGCTTGCTGAAGAACCTGAACAATTATTTCCTCCTGGAGATAGATTTGCACACAGGCCGACATCACCAGATTAGGAGCCAGTTATCTTTCATAGGCTGCCCTATAAAAGGAGATTTAAAATACGGTTTTGACCGCAGTAATAAAGACGGCAGCATCCATTTACACGCCCGCAAGCTTGTTTTTGAACATCCGGTAAAAAAGGAGAGGCTGGAGATCGTTGCCCCGCCGCCGCAAGATCCCCTGTGGGATGCCTGTAGAAGTTAG
- a CDS encoding nuclear transport factor 2 family protein: protein MKRLVATAVFVIFGTFAFAQTTSEEEKVKEVVDTFFEGFHARDSLLMKSVFYEDPVIQTIAKGKNGDTQLVNEELEKLLKGIVSIPLKTSFREILQDYVIKIDGDMANAWTPYSFYMNETFSH, encoded by the coding sequence ATGAAAAGACTTGTAGCCACTGCTGTTTTTGTGATTTTTGGAACCTTTGCCTTTGCGCAGACAACTTCTGAAGAAGAAAAGGTAAAAGAAGTAGTGGATACCTTTTTTGAAGGTTTTCACGCCAGGGATTCTTTGCTGATGAAATCGGTTTTTTATGAAGATCCTGTGATACAAACCATTGCAAAGGGGAAGAACGGAGATACCCAGTTAGTGAATGAAGAACTTGAAAAGCTGCTGAAAGGAATTGTTTCTATTCCCCTGAAGACTTCTTTCAGGGAAATACTTCAGGATTATGTGATTAAAATTGACGGCGATATGGCAAATGCCTGGACGCCTTATTCCTTTTATATGAATGAAACTTTTAGCCATTGA